One genomic window of Aethina tumida isolate Nest 87 chromosome 3, icAetTumi1.1, whole genome shotgun sequence includes the following:
- the LOC109606712 gene encoding protein wings apart-like isoform X5: MSRGYGKYRRGGSSHSSFLFDNLFKENSNRPSAARSAATVGKWGITSFTSIRTMNGMSRSENERSSTASTSPTTPEVDNTPKPKKFFKSRNTEPPDLEAAPPTGGRASKRAKITYDEKPTRGSPRKFFSHKANSPPDKSTVLTQNVNTSKQKQEVKPPIVLRICRGKSQLLNDSDESESTPTPSSTPSTSTSPGRRASSETPRPANCRITRSARRSMQQDPSSSPATADTPSEFPSLFMSPEQDSDLSPQYIPAEKYELERKAMYETLLGGPVPPSATPSATQNEDMSATDSLDFGETKDNDRKPVEEAPSETASALDDKQEEDEDSVPEEPSVQDTSHENDDAGSEMEVEETIENIEAEIHSQIMNAAPVVPETPPVPHEPEKAKAAAAAPTSVEHEWSTDGDSNSADTQADAPPPPETARPHTIDDHKDQILDKILESKKPSPEHDTQQQPQVAPVKLVISKKKGSIFKSRAVAADGTATKNRRALYRHKWVDTQPATEGGVGGDGVRLADRGSAGNDYDFSDEPLERVSRPADDDDGESVTSVRCSRSDKGFYTVVRNVKKAHQIQEIGEFQEFNDDVEYILDALQDNNPISTRCLSAITLASKCMAPAFRMHVRAHGTVAKFFKALHDATRDQSLGLCTATVMFVLSQDRLNMDLDRDCLELMLNLLESDVSYQQALDVCGLSSQQLEKNKQKVRELCAEIQSQGHAMHLNLDAITVGQLAMETLLSLTSKRAGEWFKEELRELGGLEHIMKTISECCRQVSDYVVEWTDVLLDKLRKVDRCLRVLENVTHNNEENQQYILRYENGAILDTLVNLYKLCDGEIPLYPVTDIKDKSSTGTIIREALLVTLKVLINLTHHFNKQSQGGALIGSRPGIVDTSLHLLLQVPHYIPEQKKFELGVLVLMLLINLIQDQNNNKKLLMEAKAPSKLESIYSREESAVEALIVQFYHWEGCAKIAEKKTNAILDGEKDGDNPVQAKSNEEFIEETVAKLLQKAGTHMEYTFLASYIGMLMGFLIMDNPEYQQVVRSHLKGNNFCDMVELLKKFYNFMNLTSSTEASSVCAIKATQKVIKYLEDCDGSQQGETHSEGFTPSAECMDLSYKMAHSQ; the protein is encoded by the exons ATGTCGAGGGGCTATGGAAAATATCGTCGGGGGGGCAGTTCCCATTCGAGCTTTCTGTTCGATAATCTGTTCAAGGAGAACAGCAACAGGCCCTCGGCCGCCAGGTCCGCGGCCACGGTCGGGAAATGGGGCATAACCTCATTCACCTCCATACGTACTATGAATG GTATGTCCCGTTCAGAGAACGAACGCTCGTCGACGGCGTCTACGTCACCGACGACACCTGAAGTAGACAACACCCCCAAGCCGAAGAAGTTCTTCAAGAGTCGCAACACGGAGCCCCCCGACCTGGAGGCGGCGCCTCCAACGGGCGGTAGGGCTTCAAAGAGAGCCAAAATCACCTACGACGAGAAACCGACGCGTGGGTCTCCACGTAAGTTCTTCTCACACAAGGCCAACTCACCACCTGACAAGAGCACCGTCCTCACCCAAAACGTCAACACGTCAAAGCAGAAGCAGGAGGTCAAACCGCCGATAGTATTGAGGATTTGCAGAG GCAAGTCGCAGCTGCTGAACGACTCGGACGAGTCCGAGAGCACGCCGACGCCGAGCAGCACGCCGTCCACGTCGACGTCGCCCGGCCGAAGAGCGTCGTCGGAGACGCCGCGTCCGGCCAACTGTCGCATCACCAGGAGCGCGAGGCGCAGCATGCAGCAGGACCCGAGCAGTTCGCCGGCCACTGCGGACACGCCCTCCGAATTCCCGTCGCTGTTCATGTCGCCGGAGCAGGACAGCGACCTGTCGCCGCAGTACATTCCGGCCGAGAAGTACGAGCTCGAGCGGAAG gCAATGTATGAGACACTGTTAGGCGGGCCGGTGCCACCCTCAGCAACGCCCTCGGCGACGCAGAACGAGGACATGTCGGCCACCGACAGCCTGGACTTCGGCGAGACCAAAGATAATGACCGTAAGCCGGTGGAGGAGGCGCCGAGTGAAACAGCCTCCGCTCTTGATGACAAGCAGGAAGAGGACGAGGATAGTGTGCCGGAGGAACCGTCGGTGCAAGACACGTCGCACGAGAACGACGACGCAGGCAGCGAGATGGAGGTGGAGGAGACCATAGAGAATATCGAGGCGGAGATCCATTCTCAg attatgaATGCGGCACCGGTAGTACCCGAGACCCCGCCCGTGCCGCACGAACCGGAGAAAGCCAAGGCCGCCGCCGCAGCGCCCACGAGCGTCGAACACGAGTGGTCGACCGACGGCGACAGCAACAGCGCCGACACTCAGGCGGACGCACCGCCGCCACCCGAGACCGCCCGACCGCACACGATCGACGACCACAAGGACCAGATCCTCGACAAGATACTCGAGAGCAAGAAGCCGTCGCCGGAGCACGACACGCAACAACAGCCTCAGGta gCGCCAGTTAAGCTGGTGATATCGAAGAAAAAGGGGAGCATTTTCAAGAGCAGGGCGGTGGCGGCGGACGGCACGGCCACCAAAAACCGGCGGGCGCTCTACCGGCACAAGTGGGTGGACACGCAGCCCGCCACCGAGGGCGGAGTGGGCGGCGACGGCGTCCGACTGGCCGATCGCGGTTCCGCCGGCAACGACTACGACTTCTCGGACGAGCCGCTGGAACGGGTGTCGCGGCCGgccgacgacgacgacggcgAGTCGGTGACGAGCGTGCGGTGCAGCCGCTCGGACAAGGGG TTCTATACGGTTGTGAGGAACGTCAAGAAGGCCCATCAGATACAGGAGATAGGCGAGTTTCAGGAGTTCAACGACGACGTCGAGTATATCTTGGACGCGTTGCAGGATAACAATCCCATTAGCACGCGATGTCTGTCCGCCATCACGCTCGCGTCCAAGTGCATGGCTCCCGCCTTCCGGATGCACGTAAGGGCGCACGGCACT GTTGCGAAATTCTTCAAAGCCTTGCACGACGCCACGCGCGACCAAAGCCTGGGCCTGTGCACGGCCACGGTGATGTTCGTCCTGAGCCAGGACCGTCTCAACATGGACCTGGACCGCGACTGTCTGGAGCTGATGCTCAACCTGTTGGAGTCGGACGTCAGCTATCAGCAGGCGTTGGACGTGTGCGGTCTCAGTTCGCAGCAGCTGGAGAAGAACAAGCAGAAGGTGCGGGAACTCTGCGCTGAAATCCAGAGCCAGGGACACGCGATGCATCTCAATCTGGACGCGATCACT GTTGGCCAACTGGCGATGGAAACGTTGCTGTCGCTGACGTCGAAGAGGGCGGGGGAGTGGTTTAAGGAGGAGTTACGGGAACTGGGCGGTCTCGAGCACATAATGAAGACGATTAGCGAGTGCTGCCGCCAGGTGTCGGACTACGTCGTCGAGTGGACGGACGTCCTGTTGGACAAGCTGCGCAAGGTCGACCGTTGCTTGAGGGTCCTCGAGAACGTCACGCACAATAACGAGGAGAACCAACAATATATACTCAG GTACGAGAATGGAGCTATTCTAGACACATTAGTgaatttgtacaaattatgCGACGGCGAGATTCCGTTGTATCCGGTGACCGATATCAAGGACAAATCCTCCACGGGGACCATAATCAGGGAAGCTTTGCTTGTAACACTTAAGGTACTCATCAATCTCACCCACCATTTCAACAAACAAT CTCAAGGAGGCGCCCTCATTGGATCGCGACCTGGAATCGTGGACACCAGTTTACACCTGCTGCTGCAGGTGCCCCATTACATTCCGGAACAGAAGAAGTTCGAGTTGGGGGTCTTAGTGTTGATGTTACTCATTAATCTCATACAGgatcaaaataacaataaaaaattgttgatggaAGCCAAAGCACCCTCCAAACTGGAAAGCATTTATTCAA GGGAGGAAAGCGCCGTCGAAGCCTTAATAGTGCAGTTCTACCACTGGGAGGGCTGTGCGAAAATCGCCGAAAAGAAAACCAACGCCATTTTGGACGGGGAAAAGGACGGCGACAACCCAGTCCAGGCTAAGTCTAACGAGGAGTTCATTGAGGAGACGGTTGCTAAAT TGCTACAAAAGGCTGGCACCCACATGGAGTACACATTCCTGGCGTCGTACATCGGGATGCTGATGGGCTTCCTAATAATGGACAACCCGGAGTACCAACAGGTGGTACGGTCGCACCTCAAGGGCAACAACTTCTGCGACATGGTCGAGTTGCTTAAGAAGTTCTACAACTTTATGAATCTTACGTCCTCG ACGGAGGCGTCGAGCGTGTGCGCCATCAAAGCCACCCAGAAGGTGATCAAGTACCTGGAAGACTGCGACGGTTCGCAACAAGGCGAGACGCACTCGGAGGGCTTCACCCCGTCCGCCGAGTGCATGGATCTGAGCTACAAGATGGCCCACTCGCAGTAG
- the LOC109606712 gene encoding protein wings apart-like isoform X3, translating to MSRGYGKYRRGGSSHSSFLFDNLFKENSNRPSAARSAATVGKWGITSFTSIRTMNGMSRSENERSSTASTSPTTPEVDNTPKPKKFFKSRNTEPPDLEAAPPTGGRASKRAKITYDEKPTRGSPRKFFSHKANSPPDKSTVLTQNVNTSKQKQEVKPPIVLRICRGPSLAGKSQLLNDSDESESTPTPSSTPSTSTSPGRRASSETPRPANCRITRSARRSMQQDPSSSPATADTPSEFPSLFMSPEQDSDLSPQYIPAEKYELERKAMYETLLGGPVPPSATPSATQNEDMSATDSLDFGETKDNDRKPVEEAPSETASALDDKQEEDEDSVPEEPSVQDTSHENDDAGSEMEVEETIENIEAEIHSQIMNAAPVVPETPPVPHEPEKAKAAAAAPTSVEHEWSTDGDSNSADTQADAPPPPETARPHTIDDHKDQILDKILESKKPSPEHDTQQQPQVAPVKLVISKKKGSIFKSRAVAADGTATKNRRALYRHKWVDTQPATEGGVGGDGVRLADRGSAGNDYDFSDEPLERVSRPADDDDGESVTSVRCSRSDKGFYTVVRNVKKAHQIQEIGEFQEFNDDVEYILDALQDNNPISTRCLSAITLASKCMAPAFRMHVRAHGTVAKFFKALHDATRDQSLGLCTATVMFVLSQDRLNMDLDRDCLELMLNLLESDVSYQQALDVCGLSSQQLEKNKQKVRELCAEIQSQGHAMHLNLDAITVGQLAMETLLSLTSKRAGEWFKEELRELGGLEHIMKTISECCRQVSDYVVEWTDVLLDKLRKVDRCLRVLENVTHNNEENQQYILRYENGAILDTLVNLYKLCDGEIPLYPVTDIKDKSSTGTIIREALLVTLKVLINLTHHFNKQSQGGALIGSRPGIVDTSLHLLLQVPHYIPEQKKFELGVLVLMLLINLIQDQNNNKKLLMEAKAPSKLESIYSREESAVEALIVQFYHWEGCAKIAEKKTNAILDGEKDGDNPVQAKSNEEFIEETVAKLLQKAGTHMEYTFLASYIGMLMGFLIMDNPEYQQVVRSHLKGNNFCDMVELLKKFYNFMNLTSSTEASSVCAIKATQKVIKYLEDCDGSQQGETHSEGFTPSAECMDLSYKMAHSQ from the exons ATGTCGAGGGGCTATGGAAAATATCGTCGGGGGGGCAGTTCCCATTCGAGCTTTCTGTTCGATAATCTGTTCAAGGAGAACAGCAACAGGCCCTCGGCCGCCAGGTCCGCGGCCACGGTCGGGAAATGGGGCATAACCTCATTCACCTCCATACGTACTATGAATG GTATGTCCCGTTCAGAGAACGAACGCTCGTCGACGGCGTCTACGTCACCGACGACACCTGAAGTAGACAACACCCCCAAGCCGAAGAAGTTCTTCAAGAGTCGCAACACGGAGCCCCCCGACCTGGAGGCGGCGCCTCCAACGGGCGGTAGGGCTTCAAAGAGAGCCAAAATCACCTACGACGAGAAACCGACGCGTGGGTCTCCACGTAAGTTCTTCTCACACAAGGCCAACTCACCACCTGACAAGAGCACCGTCCTCACCCAAAACGTCAACACGTCAAAGCAGAAGCAGGAGGTCAAACCGCCGATAGTATTGAGGATTTGCAGAG GTCCGTCTCTTGCAGGCAAGTCGCAGCTGCTGAACGACTCGGACGAGTCCGAGAGCACGCCGACGCCGAGCAGCACGCCGTCCACGTCGACGTCGCCCGGCCGAAGAGCGTCGTCGGAGACGCCGCGTCCGGCCAACTGTCGCATCACCAGGAGCGCGAGGCGCAGCATGCAGCAGGACCCGAGCAGTTCGCCGGCCACTGCGGACACGCCCTCCGAATTCCCGTCGCTGTTCATGTCGCCGGAGCAGGACAGCGACCTGTCGCCGCAGTACATTCCGGCCGAGAAGTACGAGCTCGAGCGGAAG gCAATGTATGAGACACTGTTAGGCGGGCCGGTGCCACCCTCAGCAACGCCCTCGGCGACGCAGAACGAGGACATGTCGGCCACCGACAGCCTGGACTTCGGCGAGACCAAAGATAATGACCGTAAGCCGGTGGAGGAGGCGCCGAGTGAAACAGCCTCCGCTCTTGATGACAAGCAGGAAGAGGACGAGGATAGTGTGCCGGAGGAACCGTCGGTGCAAGACACGTCGCACGAGAACGACGACGCAGGCAGCGAGATGGAGGTGGAGGAGACCATAGAGAATATCGAGGCGGAGATCCATTCTCAg attatgaATGCGGCACCGGTAGTACCCGAGACCCCGCCCGTGCCGCACGAACCGGAGAAAGCCAAGGCCGCCGCCGCAGCGCCCACGAGCGTCGAACACGAGTGGTCGACCGACGGCGACAGCAACAGCGCCGACACTCAGGCGGACGCACCGCCGCCACCCGAGACCGCCCGACCGCACACGATCGACGACCACAAGGACCAGATCCTCGACAAGATACTCGAGAGCAAGAAGCCGTCGCCGGAGCACGACACGCAACAACAGCCTCAGGta gCGCCAGTTAAGCTGGTGATATCGAAGAAAAAGGGGAGCATTTTCAAGAGCAGGGCGGTGGCGGCGGACGGCACGGCCACCAAAAACCGGCGGGCGCTCTACCGGCACAAGTGGGTGGACACGCAGCCCGCCACCGAGGGCGGAGTGGGCGGCGACGGCGTCCGACTGGCCGATCGCGGTTCCGCCGGCAACGACTACGACTTCTCGGACGAGCCGCTGGAACGGGTGTCGCGGCCGgccgacgacgacgacggcgAGTCGGTGACGAGCGTGCGGTGCAGCCGCTCGGACAAGGGG TTCTATACGGTTGTGAGGAACGTCAAGAAGGCCCATCAGATACAGGAGATAGGCGAGTTTCAGGAGTTCAACGACGACGTCGAGTATATCTTGGACGCGTTGCAGGATAACAATCCCATTAGCACGCGATGTCTGTCCGCCATCACGCTCGCGTCCAAGTGCATGGCTCCCGCCTTCCGGATGCACGTAAGGGCGCACGGCACT GTTGCGAAATTCTTCAAAGCCTTGCACGACGCCACGCGCGACCAAAGCCTGGGCCTGTGCACGGCCACGGTGATGTTCGTCCTGAGCCAGGACCGTCTCAACATGGACCTGGACCGCGACTGTCTGGAGCTGATGCTCAACCTGTTGGAGTCGGACGTCAGCTATCAGCAGGCGTTGGACGTGTGCGGTCTCAGTTCGCAGCAGCTGGAGAAGAACAAGCAGAAGGTGCGGGAACTCTGCGCTGAAATCCAGAGCCAGGGACACGCGATGCATCTCAATCTGGACGCGATCACT GTTGGCCAACTGGCGATGGAAACGTTGCTGTCGCTGACGTCGAAGAGGGCGGGGGAGTGGTTTAAGGAGGAGTTACGGGAACTGGGCGGTCTCGAGCACATAATGAAGACGATTAGCGAGTGCTGCCGCCAGGTGTCGGACTACGTCGTCGAGTGGACGGACGTCCTGTTGGACAAGCTGCGCAAGGTCGACCGTTGCTTGAGGGTCCTCGAGAACGTCACGCACAATAACGAGGAGAACCAACAATATATACTCAG GTACGAGAATGGAGCTATTCTAGACACATTAGTgaatttgtacaaattatgCGACGGCGAGATTCCGTTGTATCCGGTGACCGATATCAAGGACAAATCCTCCACGGGGACCATAATCAGGGAAGCTTTGCTTGTAACACTTAAGGTACTCATCAATCTCACCCACCATTTCAACAAACAAT CTCAAGGAGGCGCCCTCATTGGATCGCGACCTGGAATCGTGGACACCAGTTTACACCTGCTGCTGCAGGTGCCCCATTACATTCCGGAACAGAAGAAGTTCGAGTTGGGGGTCTTAGTGTTGATGTTACTCATTAATCTCATACAGgatcaaaataacaataaaaaattgttgatggaAGCCAAAGCACCCTCCAAACTGGAAAGCATTTATTCAA GGGAGGAAAGCGCCGTCGAAGCCTTAATAGTGCAGTTCTACCACTGGGAGGGCTGTGCGAAAATCGCCGAAAAGAAAACCAACGCCATTTTGGACGGGGAAAAGGACGGCGACAACCCAGTCCAGGCTAAGTCTAACGAGGAGTTCATTGAGGAGACGGTTGCTAAAT TGCTACAAAAGGCTGGCACCCACATGGAGTACACATTCCTGGCGTCGTACATCGGGATGCTGATGGGCTTCCTAATAATGGACAACCCGGAGTACCAACAGGTGGTACGGTCGCACCTCAAGGGCAACAACTTCTGCGACATGGTCGAGTTGCTTAAGAAGTTCTACAACTTTATGAATCTTACGTCCTCG ACGGAGGCGTCGAGCGTGTGCGCCATCAAAGCCACCCAGAAGGTGATCAAGTACCTGGAAGACTGCGACGGTTCGCAACAAGGCGAGACGCACTCGGAGGGCTTCACCCCGTCCGCCGAGTGCATGGATCTGAGCTACAAGATGGCCCACTCGCAGTAG